A genomic segment from Peribacillus sp. ACCC06369 encodes:
- the mutS gene encoding DNA mismatch repair protein MutS has product MAGYTPMIQQYLKIKAEYQDAFLFFRLGDFYEMFFDDALNASRELEITLTSREGGSEDRIPMCGIPYHSAANYIDILIEKGFKVAICEQTEDPKQAKGVVRREVVQLITPGTKMDSKGLREKENNYIATITYFTDGQFGFGYNDLSTGENNVTLIESFEEVLNEFAILGASEVVIAEDFNEEWKKKLQERGAAALSLENNLVQSESFVALLHLLKDQKLATTTTRLLNYLYRTQKRSLDHLQPVLAYETSQYMKIDYYSKRNLELTETIRSKGKKGSLLWLLDETKTAMGGRMLKQWIDRPLINKKQIERRQSLVETLKNQYFERQDLRERLKEVYDLERLAGRVAFGNVNARDLIQLKRSLQQVPIIREIVKSMASNQDISILADKLDPCEEVTDLLETALVENPPLSVKEGNIIQDGFHKELDTYRDASRNGKTWIAQLEREERERTGIRSLKIGYNRVFGYYIEVTRANLHLLEEGRYERKQTLTNAERYITPELKEKEALILQAEEKSVSLEYDLFLNLREEVKSYIPRLQDLAKGVSELDVLQCFATISEERHYVKPVFSDDRRIVLKEGRHPVVEKVLQSQEYVPNDCFMDGERELLLITGPNMSGKSTYMRQIALTSILAQIGCFVSASIAELPIFDKVFTRIGAADDLISGQSTFMVEMLEARNAIMNATENSLILFDEIGRGTSTYDGMALAQAIIEYIHEEIGAKTLFSTHYHELTVLASELPKLKNIHVSAIEQNGNVVFLHKIKEGPADKSYGIHVAKLADLPKQLIDRAAAILAQLENENGQAKAMAEQPAAVVKAPIAEAEAEASPVTSANEAQLSLFGEEAPKGKVNSSPKEKKVLDDIKSLDILEMTPLEAMNILYKLQKKLK; this is encoded by the coding sequence ATGGCTGGATATACTCCGATGATACAGCAATACTTAAAAATTAAGGCAGAGTACCAGGATGCCTTTTTATTTTTTCGTTTAGGCGATTTTTATGAAATGTTTTTTGACGATGCACTGAATGCATCCCGGGAGCTCGAAATCACATTAACGAGCCGAGAAGGTGGTAGTGAAGACCGAATTCCGATGTGCGGCATTCCGTATCACTCGGCTGCTAATTATATTGATATATTGATAGAAAAAGGATTTAAAGTAGCTATATGTGAACAGACTGAAGATCCCAAGCAAGCCAAAGGTGTGGTACGCAGGGAAGTTGTCCAGCTGATTACACCGGGAACGAAAATGGATAGTAAGGGCCTTCGGGAAAAGGAAAATAATTATATAGCCACTATCACTTATTTTACGGATGGGCAGTTTGGCTTTGGGTACAATGATTTATCGACCGGGGAGAATAACGTCACTTTGATTGAGAGTTTTGAAGAAGTTCTGAATGAATTTGCCATCCTGGGTGCGAGCGAAGTGGTCATTGCTGAAGATTTTAATGAAGAATGGAAAAAAAAGCTGCAAGAACGGGGTGCTGCCGCTTTATCCCTAGAGAATAATTTGGTTCAAAGCGAGTCATTCGTTGCATTGCTTCATCTGTTAAAAGACCAGAAACTGGCAACGACGACCACACGTTTATTAAATTATCTATACCGTACTCAAAAGCGCAGCCTGGATCATTTACAGCCAGTGCTTGCATATGAAACGTCACAATATATGAAAATTGATTATTATAGCAAACGCAATTTGGAATTGACTGAAACCATTCGTTCGAAAGGCAAAAAAGGTTCATTACTATGGCTGCTTGATGAAACGAAAACAGCCATGGGCGGAAGGATGTTGAAGCAATGGATTGATAGACCGCTCATTAATAAAAAACAGATCGAGCGGAGGCAAAGCCTTGTTGAAACCCTGAAAAATCAATACTTCGAACGGCAAGACTTACGTGAACGGCTTAAGGAAGTGTACGACTTGGAGCGGCTTGCCGGAAGGGTCGCCTTCGGGAATGTAAACGCTCGGGACTTGATTCAATTGAAACGTTCATTGCAACAAGTGCCAATCATTCGTGAAATCGTGAAGTCCATGGCTTCCAATCAGGATATTTCAATTCTTGCCGATAAATTGGACCCTTGTGAAGAAGTGACGGATCTGCTTGAAACGGCGCTTGTAGAAAACCCGCCATTGTCCGTGAAGGAAGGGAATATCATTCAGGACGGTTTCCATAAGGAGCTGGATACGTACAGGGATGCCAGCAGAAACGGGAAAACCTGGATTGCACAGCTGGAACGAGAAGAGCGGGAACGCACAGGGATCAGATCATTGAAAATCGGATATAATCGTGTTTTTGGCTATTATATTGAAGTCACACGAGCCAATTTGCATCTGCTTGAAGAAGGGCGTTATGAACGGAAGCAAACACTAACGAATGCCGAACGTTATATCACACCTGAATTAAAAGAAAAGGAAGCTTTGATTTTACAAGCAGAGGAAAAAAGCGTCAGTTTGGAATATGACCTATTCCTTAATCTTCGTGAAGAGGTCAAAAGCTATATCCCGCGCTTACAGGATTTAGCGAAAGGCGTCAGTGAACTGGATGTCCTGCAGTGCTTTGCGACGATTAGCGAAGAACGCCATTATGTGAAGCCTGTATTTTCTGATGATAGAAGAATCGTCCTGAAGGAGGGCAGGCATCCAGTGGTCGAGAAAGTCCTTCAATCACAGGAGTATGTCCCCAATGACTGCTTTATGGATGGAGAACGGGAGTTACTCTTGATCACAGGGCCCAATATGTCGGGGAAAAGTACGTATATGCGTCAGATTGCGCTAACATCGATTCTAGCGCAAATTGGATGCTTCGTGTCCGCAAGTATAGCTGAATTGCCTATTTTTGATAAGGTATTTACTAGGATTGGCGCGGCTGATGATTTGATTTCCGGTCAAAGTACATTCATGGTCGAAATGCTTGAAGCAAGAAATGCGATTATGAATGCGACAGAAAACAGTTTGATATTATTTGATGAGATCGGGCGGGGAACATCAACTTACGATGGAATGGCGCTTGCCCAGGCCATCATTGAATACATTCATGAGGAAATTGGAGCCAAGACCCTCTTTTCGACTCATTATCACGAATTGACGGTATTGGCATCAGAACTGCCTAAATTGAAAAATATCCATGTCAGTGCTATTGAGCAAAATGGAAATGTCGTTTTCCTTCATAAAATTAAAGAAGGTCCAGCGGATAAAAGTTATGGTATTCATGTTGCAAAGCTTGCTGATTTACCGAAGCAGTTAATTGATCGGGCGGCAGCCATTTTAGCGCAATTAGAGAATGAAAATGGACAAGCAAAGGCGATGGCTGAACAGCCCGCTGCTGTTGTCAAAGCACCAATTGCCGAAGCTGAAGCTGAAGCCTCTCCTGTAACATCCGCCAATGAGGCACAGCTTTCCTTATTTGGGGAAGAGGCTCCTAAAGGGAAAGTGAATTCTTCACCTAAGGAAAAAAAGGTGCTGGATGACATTAAATCACTCGATATCCTTGAAATGACGCCGCTTGAGGCGATGAATATCCTTTATAAATTACAAAAGAAACTTAAATGA
- a CDS encoding cupin domain-containing protein: MVSYMDYTSPSTQYFFDVNQSNLMKKDNQNYINVLGIKQLNTLENVSLLDIYLSKNNVVEPHYHQNAAELVYCITGAATVSLLNPFTKQIQNYPIKPGQVANVPQGWWHYEVANTDNTHLLAIFNASTPEVILGSDILKLTPANIMAHTYCMDENQWKKAIAPVQPSTFIGPPANCHRAPEEDIQQYPQYINHYDNQMYPAPAPNYQFQPNPQYYYY; this comes from the coding sequence ATGGTCTCCTATATGGACTATACCTCACCATCCACACAATATTTTTTCGATGTTAATCAAAGCAATTTAATGAAAAAAGACAATCAAAACTATATAAATGTATTAGGTATCAAACAATTGAACACACTCGAAAATGTTTCACTATTAGATATTTACCTTAGTAAGAACAATGTCGTAGAACCGCATTATCACCAAAATGCTGCAGAGCTAGTGTATTGCATTACTGGAGCTGCAACCGTTTCATTACTGAATCCTTTTACTAAGCAAATACAAAATTACCCCATTAAACCCGGTCAAGTAGCTAATGTTCCACAAGGTTGGTGGCATTATGAAGTGGCTAATACCGATAACACTCATCTGCTGGCCATTTTTAACGCATCAACACCTGAGGTGATCCTCGGTTCGGATATCTTGAAATTGACACCTGCAAATATTATGGCACATACGTATTGCATGGATGAAAACCAATGGAAAAAAGCAATTGCACCGGTCCAACCATCAACATTCATCGGTCCGCCAGCAAACTGCCATCGAGCGCCCGAAGAAGACATTCAGCAATATCCGCAATATATTAATCACTATGATAACCAGATGTATCCTGCCCCTGCACCCAACTATCAATTCCAACCTAATCCCCAGTATTATTATTATTGA
- a CDS encoding outer spore coat protein CotE, translating into MSQYREIITKAVVAKGRKFTKSSHTICPAHHPSSILGCWIINHKYDAKKVGKKVEIHGSYEINVWYSYNHNSKTEVVTEKVQYTDVISLKYRDPDCLDDHEIFAKAVQQPNCLEACISPCGQKIIVHVEREFFVEVVGETKICVAVSPDGCCEDDWGSDFDDEEFEDLDPDFLDEFEDE; encoded by the coding sequence ATGTCACAATATAGAGAGATAATTACTAAAGCGGTGGTGGCAAAAGGACGTAAATTCACAAAGTCCTCTCACACCATTTGCCCGGCTCATCATCCTTCTAGCATTCTAGGTTGTTGGATCATCAACCATAAATACGATGCAAAGAAAGTCGGCAAAAAGGTAGAAATTCACGGCAGCTACGAAATCAACGTCTGGTATTCTTATAACCATAATTCGAAGACGGAAGTTGTAACTGAAAAAGTGCAATATACCGACGTGATTTCGCTGAAATACCGTGATCCCGATTGTCTTGATGACCATGAAATTTTTGCAAAAGCTGTCCAACAGCCGAATTGTTTAGAAGCTTGCATCTCCCCATGTGGACAAAAAATCATTGTCCATGTGGAAAGGGAATTCTTTGTGGAAGTCGTCGGCGAAACGAAAATTTGTGTCGCTGTTAGTCCGGATGGCTGCTGTGAGGATGACTGGGGCTCTGATTTCGATGATGAGGAATTTGAAGATTTAGATCCGGATTTCCTTGATGAATTCGAAGACGAATAG
- a CDS encoding RicAFT regulatory complex protein RicA family protein, giving the protein MTKYTKDDILSKAAELAEMIASTEEVDFFKRAEAHINENQKIREMIASIKSLQKQAVNFQHYGKEKAYSQVQAKIDALEKQLDELPIVQEFKQSQVDVNDLLQMVSSQVSNKVTDLIIESTEGDVLRGETGSQVQAGGGSCS; this is encoded by the coding sequence ATGACGAAATATACTAAAGATGACATCCTGTCAAAAGCGGCCGAGCTTGCTGAAATGATTGCCAGCACGGAAGAAGTTGATTTCTTTAAACGGGCAGAAGCTCACATCAATGAAAACCAAAAAATCCGTGAAATGATCGCAAGTATCAAGAGTTTGCAAAAACAGGCGGTAAACTTCCAGCATTACGGAAAAGAGAAAGCATACAGCCAAGTTCAGGCCAAAATTGATGCACTGGAAAAACAATTGGATGAACTTCCGATCGTCCAAGAATTCAAGCAATCCCAAGTTGATGTAAATGATCTCTTACAAATGGTCTCATCACAAGTATCGAATAAGGTGACGGACCTGATCATTGAATCGACCGAAGGCGACGTCCTTCGTGGGGAGACTGGTTCACAGGTACAAGCCGGCGGCGGAAGCTGTTCATGA
- a CDS encoding DUF5316 domain-containing protein: MNDKELHFKNLEKLKQKLIEGIIVSSTVYILENLIKKCFISKGEKYMKSFYLGIVIVLISLLISVFTSDWTLLYKITGGITAIVLVLCALFSGGFVDGDRMGRNLFSETKEDKKERVFLTTRLLLIGLPNFLTALTVYFLI, from the coding sequence ATGAATGACAAAGAGCTCCATTTCAAGAATTTAGAAAAGCTTAAACAAAAACTGATAGAGGGTATAATAGTGTCTTCAACAGTATATATTTTAGAAAATTTAATAAAAAAATGTTTTATTTCTAAAGGAGAAAAGTATATGAAATCATTTTATTTAGGTATTGTTATCGTTTTAATATCACTTCTTATTTCGGTTTTCACTAGTGATTGGACACTTTTGTATAAAATTACAGGAGGCATTACTGCAATAGTATTAGTATTATGTGCATTATTTTCTGGTGGATTTGTAGATGGTGATAGAATGGGAAGAAATTTATTTTCTGAAACGAAAGAAGATAAAAAAGAAAGAGTTTTCTTGACTACAAGACTTTTATTAATAGGGCTTCCTAACTTTCTTACAGCTTTAACTGTTTATTTTTTAATCTAA
- the mutL gene encoding DNA mismatch repair endonuclease MutL — protein sequence MGKIMQLDEALSNKIAAGEVVERPASVVKELVENSIDANSTIIEIELVEAGLGSIRIVDNGDGILADDIEAAFKRHATSKIKDENDLFRIRTLGFRGEAMPSIASVSHFELKSSTGEGVGTRILLEGGMVKELEASSGRKGTDILVSDLFYNTPARLKYMKTIHTELGNITDVANRLALSHPDVSIRLSHNGKRILHTNGNGDVRQVLAAIYGTNIAKKMIPIQASSLDFKLSGYIVMPEVTRASRNYISTMINDRFIKNYALVKAILDGYHTLLPIGRFPIALLNIKMDPILVDVNVHPSKMEVRLSKEQELYSLVSETIKSSFKKISLIPSGYTPAPKSEQVKSEQTTLELDHVVESGKRVLEEARKEASLLKDTLIREKQDQKKHMELVEDFNLEPIKELIYSNEQQQMADTYIPVLQDDESKPYFESAEKYTTYTVEQEEEIEGNEPDSRIPPMYPIGQMHGTYIFAQNEKGLYIIDQHAAQERIKYEYFKEKVGRVENELQDMLVPITLEFSTDQCIRINEYRHELEKVGVYLEEFGYNAYIVRSHPQWFPKGIEQEILEEMIEQLLSMKKVDIKKLREEAAIMMSCKASIKANRHLRNDEIQALLDELRRTTDPFTCPHGRPIIISYSIYEMEKMFKRIM from the coding sequence ATGGGAAAAATCATGCAGCTTGACGAGGCTTTGTCCAATAAAATCGCAGCTGGCGAAGTTGTGGAACGCCCAGCCTCAGTCGTTAAGGAACTTGTGGAAAATTCAATAGATGCAAACAGTACCATAATAGAGATTGAATTGGTGGAGGCTGGCCTTGGTTCCATCCGGATCGTGGACAATGGCGATGGGATTTTGGCCGATGACATAGAGGCAGCATTTAAACGACATGCCACAAGTAAAATAAAAGATGAAAATGACCTCTTCCGAATTCGAACACTTGGCTTTCGCGGTGAAGCAATGCCCAGTATTGCTTCAGTTTCCCATTTCGAATTGAAAAGCAGCACGGGTGAAGGTGTAGGGACGCGCATACTTCTAGAAGGCGGCATGGTTAAGGAACTCGAGGCTTCATCCGGCCGTAAAGGAACGGATATCCTGGTTTCCGACTTGTTTTACAATACTCCTGCAAGGTTGAAATATATGAAGACCATTCATACCGAGCTAGGAAATATTACGGATGTCGCTAATAGGCTCGCACTTTCGCACCCGGATGTTTCAATACGGTTATCACACAATGGGAAGCGTATCCTGCATACGAATGGGAACGGGGATGTCAGGCAGGTGCTAGCTGCAATCTATGGTACGAATATCGCCAAAAAGATGATTCCGATTCAGGCAAGCTCCTTGGACTTCAAATTATCCGGCTATATCGTTATGCCTGAGGTCACCCGGGCTTCAAGGAATTATATATCAACCATGATAAACGACCGCTTCATTAAAAACTATGCACTCGTGAAAGCGATCTTGGATGGGTACCATACACTTCTTCCAATTGGCCGTTTTCCAATCGCTTTGTTGAATATTAAAATGGATCCGATTCTTGTCGATGTCAACGTACATCCATCCAAAATGGAGGTAAGGCTCAGCAAGGAACAGGAATTGTACAGTCTCGTATCAGAAACGATTAAATCTTCCTTTAAAAAGATATCTCTAATTCCAAGTGGATATACACCTGCACCAAAGTCGGAACAAGTGAAAAGTGAGCAAACTACGCTGGAATTGGACCATGTCGTGGAAAGCGGGAAGCGCGTCCTTGAAGAAGCCAGGAAAGAAGCTTCACTCTTGAAGGATACCTTGATCCGGGAAAAGCAGGACCAAAAGAAACATATGGAGCTTGTTGAGGATTTCAATCTCGAACCAATAAAGGAATTAATCTACAGCAACGAACAGCAACAAATGGCAGATACCTATATACCGGTCTTACAAGATGATGAAAGCAAACCATATTTCGAGTCGGCTGAAAAGTATACAACCTATACTGTCGAACAAGAGGAAGAAATCGAGGGGAATGAACCGGATAGTCGAATCCCTCCCATGTACCCAATTGGACAAATGCATGGAACATATATTTTCGCCCAAAACGAAAAAGGTTTGTACATCATAGACCAACATGCTGCCCAGGAACGGATCAAATACGAATATTTTAAAGAAAAAGTCGGACGGGTCGAAAACGAACTACAAGATATGCTAGTCCCCATCACCCTTGAATTTTCGACCGACCAATGTATCCGGATAAATGAATATCGGCATGAGTTGGAAAAAGTCGGAGTCTATTTAGAAGAGTTTGGCTATAACGCCTATATTGTCAGATCGCATCCACAATGGTTCCCTAAAGGAATTGAACAGGAAATCCTTGAAGAAATGATAGAACAATTGCTATCGATGAAAAAGGTCGACATCAAAAAATTGCGCGAAGAAGCAGCTATCATGATGAGCTGTAAAGCCTCCATTAAGGCAAACCGCCATCTGCGCAATGATGAAATTCAAGCACTATTGGATGAACTAAGACGGACAACCGATCCCTTCACATGCCCTCATGGAAGACCGATCATCATCTCTTACTCCATTTATGAAATGGAGAAAATGTTTAAGAGAATCATGTAA
- the miaB gene encoding tRNA (N6-isopentenyl adenosine(37)-C2)-methylthiotransferase MiaB — protein sequence MNEKQRLESQQVQAENPADKKSDKDFSKYFQAVYIPPSLKDAKKRGKEEVEYHDDFAIPEGFRGMGEGKKFYIRTYGCQMNEHDTEVMAGIFTALGYEPTNTVDDANVILLNTCAIRENAENKVFGELGHLKSLKLEKPDLLLGVCGCMSQEESVVKRILEKHHFVDMIFGTHNIHRLPQILNEAYLSKEMVIEVWSKEGDVIENLPKVRKGKTKAWVNIMYGCDKFCTYCIVPYTRGKERSRRPEDIIQEVRHLAAQGYKEITLLGQNVNAYGKDFTDIEYRFGDLMDEIRKIDIPRIRFTTSHPRDFDDHLIEVLAKGGNLVDHIHLPVQSGSTETLKIMARKYTREQYLELVRKIKDAIPSASLTTDIIVGYPNETEEHFEETMSLYREVGFDAAYTYIYSPREGTPAAKMQDNVPMEVKKERLQRLNALVNDTCALKMKEYDGQIVEVLVEGESKKNAEVLAGYTTKNKLVNFKGPKSAIGQIVKVKITGTKTWSLNGDMVEEATAIEVE from the coding sequence ATGAACGAGAAACAACGATTAGAATCACAACAAGTACAGGCTGAAAATCCAGCGGACAAAAAATCCGATAAGGACTTCAGTAAGTACTTTCAAGCCGTTTATATTCCGCCTTCCTTAAAAGATGCGAAAAAGCGAGGAAAAGAAGAAGTAGAATATCATGATGACTTTGCAATTCCTGAAGGTTTCCGTGGGATGGGAGAAGGCAAAAAGTTTTACATTCGTACATACGGCTGTCAAATGAACGAACATGATACTGAAGTCATGGCGGGCATCTTTACGGCACTTGGTTATGAACCGACAAACACGGTGGATGATGCTAACGTCATTTTACTTAACACATGTGCAATTCGGGAAAACGCAGAGAATAAAGTGTTCGGTGAATTGGGGCATTTAAAGTCATTAAAATTGGAAAAGCCGGATCTATTGCTTGGGGTTTGCGGTTGTATGTCGCAAGAGGAGTCAGTTGTAAAGCGGATTCTTGAGAAGCACCATTTTGTAGATATGATTTTCGGAACGCATAATATCCACAGGCTGCCGCAAATTCTTAATGAAGCTTATCTATCCAAGGAAATGGTCATTGAGGTTTGGTCTAAAGAAGGTGATGTAATCGAGAATCTTCCGAAGGTGCGTAAAGGTAAAACGAAGGCATGGGTCAATATCATGTATGGCTGCGATAAGTTTTGTACATACTGCATCGTACCTTACACAAGGGGGAAAGAAAGAAGCCGCAGACCTGAAGATATCATACAGGAAGTCCGTCATTTAGCGGCTCAGGGTTACAAAGAAATAACTCTGCTTGGACAGAATGTGAATGCTTATGGTAAAGATTTTACGGATATCGAATATCGTTTCGGTGATTTGATGGATGAAATCCGCAAAATCGATATTCCGCGTATTCGTTTTACGACAAGTCATCCCCGTGACTTTGATGATCACTTGATCGAAGTCCTGGCTAAAGGCGGAAATCTCGTTGACCATATCCACCTTCCTGTTCAATCTGGAAGTACGGAAACACTTAAAATCATGGCCCGTAAATATACACGCGAGCAATATTTAGAGCTGGTAAGAAAGATTAAGGATGCTATCCCCAGTGCATCGCTAACAACTGACATCATTGTAGGCTATCCGAATGAAACGGAAGAGCATTTTGAAGAAACGATGTCTTTATACCGCGAAGTTGGTTTCGATGCAGCGTATACTTACATTTATTCACCACGTGAGGGAACACCGGCTGCGAAAATGCAGGATAATGTACCGATGGAAGTGAAAAAGGAACGTCTGCAACGCTTGAATGCCCTTGTCAATGATACGTGCGCGTTGAAAATGAAAGAGTATGATGGACAGATTGTTGAAGTGCTTGTTGAAGGCGAAAGCAAGAAGAATGCGGAAGTATTAGCAGGTTATACAACGAAAAATAAGCTCGTGAACTTCAAAGGACCAAAATCCGCTATTGGCCAAATCGTAAAAGTGAAAATCACCGGTACGAAAACATGGTCATTAAATGGGGATATGGTTGAAGAAGCAACGGCGATTGAGGTGGAGTAA
- a CDS encoding DoxX family protein, giving the protein MSKIIGAETTEKVETQPRGKMIAYWSVTLLLAAAVMLSGIGQLMQYGGNIELVTNLGYPLYVLTILGIWKVLGAIALVVPGVPRLKEWVHAGIFFLMTGAAISHAFANDYGDYGFSIILPLSYAALNIASWALRPNSRKL; this is encoded by the coding sequence ATGAGTAAGATTATCGGTGCGGAAACAACCGAGAAAGTAGAAACCCAGCCCCGAGGAAAAATGATTGCTTATTGGTCAGTCACATTACTACTCGCAGCAGCTGTTATGTTAAGTGGTATAGGGCAACTTATGCAATATGGGGGAAACATCGAGTTAGTGACGAATCTTGGTTACCCATTATACGTCTTGACCATTCTCGGGATTTGGAAAGTGCTTGGAGCCATTGCTCTGGTTGTGCCAGGTGTTCCGCGGCTTAAAGAATGGGTTCACGCTGGTATCTTCTTTTTAATGACTGGTGCCGCTATATCTCATGCGTTTGCTAACGATTATGGTGATTACGGGTTTTCTATTATCCTACCGCTGTCATATGCTGCATTAAATATCGCCTCGTGGGCGCTACGTCCGAATAGCCGCAAACTTTAG
- a CDS encoding IS3 family transposase (programmed frameshift): protein MERKNTGKKYNNEFKKTIVDLYHSGNSVKELSGEYGVSEVTIYKWVKEFTPIGLGEESMTPKELAAIQKENLRLKQEVENLKKGYGHIREKVTETDLTEFIEEHKKQYPVQKMCEILEIPRSSHYQSLQIVVSNREQENQEITKEIHLIYLESKGRYGAPKIHESLLTKGFSLSLKRVQRLMSKARIRSITKKKYRPYPSKEKVIQLDNLLKRDFTTQTINEKWVADITYIHTLKDGWCYLASVLDLHSKKIVGYSFSRSMTTELVIKAFNNAHLSQKPSEGLVLHTDLGSQYTSSEFTQHIQNHHIKQSFSQKGCPYDNACIESFHALLKKEEVNHVQYLDYQTAKLAMFQFIEGWYNRKRIHSSLGYQTPQAIEDRIRNTA, encoded by the exons TTGGAACGTAAGAATACAGGTAAAAAATACAATAATGAATTCAAGAAGACTATTGTAGATCTTTATCACTCGGGTAATTCGGTCAAAGAATTAAGCGGCGAATATGGCGTATCAGAAGTTACCATTTATAAATGGGTTAAAGAATTTACTCCAATCGGTTTAGGGGAAGAGTCCATGACTCCAAAGGAATTAGCCGCCATTCAAAAGGAAAACCTTCGGTTAAAGCAAGAAGTTGAAA ATCTTAAAAAAGGCTATGGCCATATTCGCGAAAAAGTAACCGAAACAGATCTTACCGAATTTATTGAGGAACACAAGAAACAATATCCCGTACAGAAGATGTGTGAAATACTAGAAATCCCAAGAAGCAGCCATTATCAGTCCCTTCAAATAGTCGTATCAAATCGCGAACAGGAAAACCAAGAAATCACGAAGGAAATTCATCTCATTTACCTGGAAAGCAAGGGACGATATGGGGCTCCAAAGATTCATGAAAGCTTATTAACCAAAGGGTTTTCCCTAAGTCTAAAGCGTGTTCAACGCTTAATGAGCAAGGCGAGAATTCGTTCTATTACTAAGAAAAAATACCGTCCCTATCCATCTAAAGAAAAGGTTATTCAATTGGATAATTTGTTAAAACGAGACTTCACTACTCAGACCATTAATGAGAAATGGGTAGCAGATATTACGTATATCCATACGTTAAAAGACGGATGGTGTTATTTAGCTTCGGTATTAGACCTTCATTCTAAGAAAATAGTAGGGTATTCATTTTCTCGTTCAATGACGACAGAACTGGTCATAAAAGCTTTCAATAACGCACACCTATCACAAAAGCCCTCGGAGGGCTTAGTTCTTCATACCGATCTTGGCTCACAATATACAAGCAGTGAGTTTACTCAACATATCCAAAACCATCATATTAAGCAATCCTTTAGTCAGAAAGGTTGCCCGTACGATAATGCCTGTATTGAATCCTTTCATGCCCTATTAAAGAAGGAAGAAGTCAACCACGTACAATATCTAGACTATCAAACAGCTAAATTAGCGATGTTCCAATTTATTGAAGGTTGGTATAACCGAAAAAGAATTCACAGCAGCTTGGGTTATCAAACCCCACAAGCCATTGAAGATCGAATTAGGAATACAGCTTAA